One Archangium violaceum genomic window, AGGGGCGAGCCATCGACGAAGAAGCGCGCCTCCCACCTCCCGCTCAGTCCATGGAGGGGAATGTTCGTCCCCGCCACCGGCAGACTGAAGACGAGCTCGCGAGCCTCCGTGGGGACGACGGCCTCCACCATGCGGGTGTGCTTCTCGTAGGCCGCGGGGCCGGGGGCCAGGAACTCCGCGTCCACCGACACCGAGCCCACGAGGCCGCTCACGCGCAGCCGCACCTCCACCGCCGTCACGTCCGACAGGCCCCGCGTGCCCTCGGGCACGTAGAGCACCTCCGCCCTGCCCACTCGCGGCGGCAGCGGAGGCGTGGACCTCACGGACGGGGAGATGCCGTTCCATGACACCTCGACGGGGATCACGGGTCCGGCGTCCGACGGCGGCGCCTCTTCTCCAGGAAAGCTGGGAGGAGCCCCCTCATCACAGGCCGCCAGCCACAGGACCACCGACGCCATCTCGAGCGCTTTCATCGAAGCACCTCCCCTGCGTCCAACAGCCCATGACCCGCGAGCCGCTCGAGGAACCGCAGGCAGTCCTCGAGCACCCGCTCCACGTCCATGCCGTACTCGTGCGCCACCACGCCGGCGATTTCCCGCGCGGTGCGCGTCCCGTCACTCAGCTCCCAGATACGCGCCGCGGTGTCGTTGAGGCCCCGCAGCATCCGTCCTTCCGGATCCAACACCACGAAGTCCGAGCCGAAGCGTTGCCCGTCCGCGCCCTCGCGTCGGCGGGGGATTCTGTCGGCCCGGAAGCTCATGCGCGCCTCCGTCCGAGCAGCGCCGCCAGCCCGCGCTTCACCGCCACGCGCCAACGGCCCCAGCGCCGTGGCCCCTGGTCCCATCGGCCTGGCGCGAGCACCTCGCCGCCCCGGCGTACCAGGCACACCCGCCCCAGCACCCGCGCACGCGGTAGCGGCGGATCCTCCGCCCAGGCGTTGTCCCCGAGCAGCACGCACGTGTCCGCGTCACTCCGGCGCACGCGGTGCACCACCAGCGCATGCGCGAAGCGCGCGAGCACCACCTCACCGGGACGCGGCGCCTCCACCAGCGGCTCCACGCCCGCCAGGTCCCCCGAACGCAACGAGGGCCACATGCTGTCTCCCCGGATGGGAATCCAGCACAGGCCCTCGTCTCGACGTTCGTGCGTCCAGTCTGGAGGCATGACTGGAACGGAATTGTAACGTCACCTTCGCGTCACACCAAGCCGGCGACCGCTCCAAACCCTTGGATTCTCAAGGGTTTTGCAGGTTTTCCCAGTTATTGGGATTTGAGAATGGTGCGCAGCGTCTGGGCCAGCTCGTCGAGCCGCACGGGCGTGGGATCGCCCCCCGCCATGCGCTTGAGCTGGGCCTGGCCGCTCTGACGCTCGGCCTCGCCGAGCACCAGTGTGAAGACGGCGCCCACCTTGTCCGCGCGCTTCATCTGGCTCTTGAGGCTGCCGCCGCGCGTGTCGAACTCCACGCGGAAGCCCTCGCGGCGCAGCCGGCTGGTCAGCGTGAAGCCCGCGTCCGCCGAGCCCTCGTCCGCCACCGCGATGAAGAGATCCGTCCGCCGCCCGAACTGCTGACCGCTCTCCTTGAGCAGCAGACAGAGCCGATCCAACCCCAGTCCGAAGCCCACTGCGGGCACGTCCGGCCCGCCCAGGCTCTTCACCAGCTTGTCGTAGCGGCCTCCACCGCCCACGGTGCTGGCGGTGCCCAGCACGGGGTGCGCGGCGATGAACTCGAACGTGGTGCGCGTGTAGTAGTCCAGCCCGCGCATGATGCGGGGGTTGACGACGTATTTGATCTCCAGCGCGTCCAGCTTGCGCTGCACCTCGGCGAAGTGCGCGCGGCACGGATCGCACAGCGACTCGAGGATGTTGGGCGCGGCGCTGGCGATCTGCTGGCAGCGCTCGTTCTTGCAGTCGAGCACCCGCAGCGGGTTCTTCTCCAGGCGCACCTGGCAGTCCGAGCACAGCTCGCTCGAGTGCGCACGCAGGTGCTCCACCAACCGCGTCTGGTAGGCGGGCCGGCACGCGTCGTCGCCCAGCGAGTTGATGTTGAGCGACACGTCCGTCAGCCCCAGCTTGAGCAGGAGCTGCACGACCATGTCCATCAGCTCCACGTCCTGAGCGGGCTCCTTGGAGCCGTAGCCCTCGGCGCCGATCTGGTGGAATTGACGGTAGCGGCCCGTCTTCATCCGCTCGTAGCGGAACATGGGGCCCATGTAGAACCAGCGAGTGAGCGGCTCCTGGTTCACCACCGAGTGCTCGATGTACGCGCGCGCCGCCGGAGCGGTGCCCTCGGGACGCAGGGACAGGCTGCGGCCGCCCTTGTCCTCGAAGGTGTACATCTCCTTGCCGACGATGTCGGTCGTCTCGCCCACGCTGCGCACGAAGAGCGCGGTGTCCTCCACCATGGGCGTGCGCACCTCACCGTAGCCGAAGAGCGAGAACAGCTCCCGGGCGGTGCGCTCGACGTGCTGCCAGACCTCCACGTCGCCGGGGAGGATGTCGTTCATGCCCTTGACGCCGGTGATCTTCTGACTCACGGAATTTCTCCAATACGCCGGCCCATGCGAACCACCGCCTCGGGCTGGAAGCTGTCGTCCCACTTCACGCGCCCCGGCTCGAAGACGAGGATGACGGTGGAGCCCATCTCGAAGCGGCCCAGCTCCCCACCCTTCTCCACGGGGATGGGGGTGTCGAAGCGGTGCACCTTGCCCGGCTTGCCCTCGTGGGTGATGACGTCCTCGTACGCGGCGCGGATGCGCGACACGCACGTGGCGCCCACCTTCACCACGGCGCACTTGCCGGCCACGGTGTCCAGGTACGTGACGAGCCGCTCGTTGACGCAGAAGAGCGCCTGCTTGTTCTTCACCGAGGCCGGGTTGACGGGCCAGAACTCACCGGGGATGTACGAGTACCCGGTGATCTTCCCGCCCAGCGGCGAGTGGATGCGGTGGTAGTCGCGCGGGGACAGGTAGATGGTGGTCCAGGCGCCGCCGTGGAAGGGCTTCGCGGCCGTCTCGTCCCCGAGCAGCTCGCCCACGGTGTAGTGGATGCCCTTGGCCTGCATCACCCGCCCGTGCTCGGCGTAGCCCACCTGGGACACGGCGCCGTCCACCGGAGACACCACCACCTTCTCGCCCGGATCCACGGGACGCGAGCCGACCTTCAGCCCGCGGGTGAAGAACTCCGCGAACGTGGGGTAGTGCTCCAGGGCGTGCTCCGCCTCGGCCAGGTCCACGTTGTACGCCTTGGCGAAGGCCTTGATGGCGGCCCGGTGCAACGGCGCCGGAGCGGGCAGGCGCGTGGCCATCCCCACCGCCGTGGACAGGGCGGACTTGGGGAGGATCTGCATCAGCTTCATGAAGGTCTGTTCGTTCATGACCCGTGGTTTCCGCGTGAAGGATTCTGGGAGTTGGATGCGCGAGGCCGCTTCAGCGACCGCCGTCCGGGGTGGAGCCGGTCGTACCGCCGTCGCTGGGGATCTCCTGGATCGCGCTCCGGGGCACCATACCGAGCACCTTGCCGTCTTCGACGATCAACAATTGATCCTGCAGCTGGCCATACTGCTGGCGACACGCCAGGCGGTCCGCCAATTCCCAGCGATCGCGGGGTCCACGACCCTTGACCTCCAACTGCTCGCCCTTCTGGAAGCAGCCGGAGAAGGCGCTCGCCAGCTCGGACACCGGAGTGCCGATCCCAGGAGCGCCCGCCGTTCCGGCGTCGGTGCCAGCGTCGACGGCCGCTTCAGGGGTCTCGACGTTCGAGGGGGGCTCCGCGGCCCTGGCGGCGGCGGTGGAATCCGCGGGCATCGTCCCCGGCTCGCGAATCTGCTCCAGGACGTCGGCCTTGGCCTGGTCCCGGGCCGCGGCCAGCTGCTTGCCCGCATTGATGCGTGCGCGCAGTTCGTTGGCCGCCGCCGCGTCCAGACTATCCGCCGGGACCTGGGCGAGCAGGGACTCCACCTCGGCCAGTTCCGGATCCACGAAGGCGTCATCCCCCTTCGCCGCGTACAGCTTGCCGAAGCGCGTATGCGCCTGGGCGTACGCCTCGGAGGGCTGGGCGGGCTTGCGGCAAGCCAAGGGAGCCGCGGACAACAAGAGAGCCGTCAGGAGGCCGGCGAGCGTCCGGCCGCGAAAGGAGCTGTAGGTACGCACGGGGCCGGTTTTCTACGCCATTTCCAGGCCGCCGCGCCCCTTTTTCGTGCCTCCCTGCTTCCTGGCCGACTCACGCCCATGCCGGCAGTGAGCCCGGGCGCCTGACGGGCCCTGGTCGAGGAACCGGTGCGAGGGCTACACTCCGAGGAACAGGCGCTTGCCGAAGTTCAGCGCCAGCGACGCATCGAAGATCTTCTGCGCCGCCGACTCGATGTCGTACTCCACCCGGAGGTACTCCACCGTGCGCGCCCCGGTGTCGCAAATCACGAAGCACGCCCGGTTGTCGTAGTCCCGCGGCTGGCCCACGCTGCCCACCGAGATGATGTACTTGTAGCCCCGGCGGATGCCGAACTTCTGGGCCACCACGTCATGCACCTCGCCATTGCCAATGGCGAACGCCTTGCACAGGTGGCTGTGCCCGATGAACGTCACCTCGGGCAGGTGCTCCACATATGGCGCGAGCTCCCGCGCCTGCTCCAGCGCGAAGATGTACTCGTACGCCTTGGGCTCCACCGGCGAGCCATGGCTGAAGCCCACATCGCCGATCCGGTACGTGTACGGCAGGCTCCTGAGCCACTCCATGTTCTCGTCGGACAGCACGCTGGCGGACCAGTCCAGCGCGTGGCGGGCGGCGTCGTAGTAGTACGAGTAGTCCATCCGCCCGGCCACCGCCGCGTCGTGGTTGCCCAGCAGCGTGACCTCCGTCACCGAGCGCACCAGATCGCAGCAGGCATTGGGCGAGGCCCCGTAGCCCACCACGTCTCCCAGCGAGACGAGCCGATCCACCTTCTGCTCTTCCGCGACGCGCAGCACCTCCGTCAGTGCCTCGATGTTGGAGTGGATGTCGGAGATGATCGCGATTCGCATGTGGGCCTCGCCGGTCCCAGGTCCGAGCTCAGTTGCCGAACGTGGGTCCTCGCTGCTCTTCGGAGATGATGCGCCTCAGCAGTGCCAGCGCGCCAGAATCCAGCACTTCGAACTTCAACCCCATCCCCGGTGGGCCTTTATCCTGCCGCTGCGGCCGGCTCCACACCACCGTGGCCTCGGCCTCCACCTCGCGGGCCGGCCCGCCGCTCAGCCGCAACAGCGTCCGGCGCCCCGTATCCAGCGGAGTATTCGTCTGCAGGAACAGCCCCCCCTCGCTCAAGTTCGCGATACGCGCGTAGAGGGTGATGTTTTCCGACTCGCACCAACAGCGCAAGCGCGAGGGGAAACGTACGTACTTTCGGTTCTCCGTCCGCAACCCGCTTGTCCTCCGCTGCGCGGCCGTCCCGCCCCGCCCTCTCCCCCATCCACCCGCCGCTTTTTTCCCAGGAATCGAGATTCGCGAACGCGCAGATTAGTGACAGCGTAAAATTCCGTCAAGGAGGGGGTTCTTCCCCCCCTCCCGGAGCCGGCTCAGCCCTCCAGGGGGCCCAGGTCCTCGAAGTGCGTGAGGCGCTTGAAGTCGGAGAAGCGGGCGCGGATCTCCGCGCGGCTCACCTCGCGCAGGCGCTCGAGGCTGAACTTCTCCACGGTGAAGGAGGCCATGACGCTGCCCATCACCATGGCGCGGCGGAGCACCTCGGTGTCCACGTGGCTGGCGATGGCCAGCGTGCCCATGAAGCCACCGGCGAAGGTGTCTCCGGCGCCAGTCGGGTCGAACACGTCGGCCAGGGGCATGGCCGGACAGGCGAAGATGTGCTCCTGCTCGAAGAGGAGCGCGCCGTACTCACCGCGCTTGACCACCACGCGCTGGGGCCCCATGGCGAGGATGGCGCGGGCGGCGCGGACGATGTTGTGCTCGCCGGAGAGCTGGCGCGCCTCGGCGTCGTTGACGAAGAGCAGGTTGACGCGCTTGAGCGTCTTGAGGAGCGCCGGGCGGCTGCCGTTGATCCAGAAGTTCATGGTGTCAGCGGCCACCAGCTTGGGCGCCTTCACCTGGTCCACCACCTGGGACTGGAGCTCGGGGTGGATGTTGCCCAGGAAGACGAACTGGGCGTCGCGGTACTTCTCGGGCAGGCGGGGCGAGAAGGACTGGAAGACGTTGAGCTGGGTGTCGAGCGTCTCGGCCTCGTTGAGCTGCCAGCCGTAGCGGCCCTTCCAGCGGAAGGTGCGGCCCTTCTCCCGGGTGACGCCCTCGAGGTCCACGCCTCGGGCCTCGAGGAACTCCAGGTGGGCCTGGGGGAAGTCCTCGCCCACCACCGCCACCACCTGCGTGGGAGCGAAGAAGGACGCCGAGGTGGAGAAGTAGGTGGCGGAGCCGCCGAGGACGTCCTCCTTCAGCCCGAAGGGGGTTTCCACCGAGTCCAGCGCGACCGAGCCAACGACGAGAAGAGACATGGGCGTTCCAGGGGGAGAGGCCGTCAAGACTGGCACGGGGCTCTCCCAGAAGACCGCCCGTGCCTGTGCGAGGTACGACTTTTCAGCCAGTCAGGTCAAGCCGGAACCCCACTCAGGGCGAGGGCAGGACAGGCAGGATGGACTTCAGATCGTCATCCGTGAAGTAGATGCCGCCACCGAAGAAGAAGTCCCGGCCGGCGAGCATGCGGCGCGTGTTCAGATCGTGCTGGGGGTTGTTGAGGATGTCGTCCACGCCAGCGGTGATGAAGAGCCGGTCGAATGCCTGGGCCCTGAGCGAGGTGCGGATGCGTGGATAGCGCAGCTCGTCCACGGAGAAGTTGAAGGCATCCATCCTCAACATCAGGTGATCCTTGAAGAAGTGGAAGTCCGCGCCCACGCCGCCGGTGGACTCGATGATACCGAAGCGCAGCGTGGTGAAGTAGTAGCGCTTGGCGAACTGCGCGCTGAACTTGATGCCCTCGCGGGTGATCTTCTGCTGCTGGATGACGGGCTCGCCCGAGCTGGGCGGGTTGGACTGGATCGTCTGCGTCTCGATGGTGCCGCGCGGATCATCCACCAGCTCCAGCAGGTAGTACTTGTCCGGCCTGGGGGCCAGCCGCAGCGACAGGCTGTTCTTCGAGGACCCCTGCCCCATCAGGTAGGTGGCCTGCAGGCCCACCTCCGTCTGCATGCCGGTGAGCCTGGAGGCCATGTCCGACAGGTCCTCCACGGACTCGGAGAGCTTCTGGCCCAGGCGCTTGTCGGCCACCAGCGCGCCCACGGCGCCCTCGCCGTTCTTCACCCGGGTGGTGACCTCCTCGATGTTGGCCAGCGTCCTGTCCAGCCGGTTCATCGTCTGCTTCAGGCTGGCCACGCTCTCCTTCAGGTCCCCTTCCCCACCGCTGCCGACGATCTTCTGCACCGTGGACAGCACCTCGCGGGTATCGCGGGTGATGTGCTCGATGTTCTGCACGATGTGGTGGACGCTCTCCTCGTTGGAGGCCGTCATGCCGCGCACGTCGGCGCTCACGCCCTCGAAGTTGCGCAGGATGGCGTCCAGCCGCTCGGAGCTGGCGCGCACCGTCAGGTCCACCGCGTCGGAGAGTCGCACCAGGTTGTCGACGATGCGCTCGAGCGAGCCGGCGCCCTTGTCCCCGCCGAGCACGTCGCGCAGCGCCCCCGTCACCTGCTGGATGTCCGAGGTGATCTGACTGAGCGAGGCGAAGACGGCCTCCATGCCCTGCACGTCGATGACCTTGCGGATCTCCCCGTCGTGCGCCATGGGCGGGGTCATCTCGGTGCCCGGGTTGAGCTCCAACAGGTAGTCACCCAACAGGGACTCCGAGCGCTTGATCAGGGCGGCGTCCTGGTGCAGGGGCACGTCGCGGCGGATGCGCACGGTCACCTTCGCCCGGGTGCCCTCCAGCTTGACGTCCACGACCTCGCCCACGGGGATGCCGGCGATCTGGATGCGGCTCTTGGGCCCCAGCCCCGAGGCGTCCCGGAAGTAGGCGTGGGCCTGGTGGGCCTCGTCCTCGCCCAACCCCCCCTTGCGGGTGAAGAGGATGAAGCCGAAGAGGAACCCGCCGGCGATGATCACCAGCAGGCCGACTCGGAACGGTGTGATGAGCTTCTTCACCGGGTGTAGCTCCTAATCATTACTTTCCGAACCAGGTCTCGAGGAAGACCTTCACCGTCGGGTGCTGCGAGGCGCGCACCTGCTCCGGCGGTCCCTGCTCCAGGATGACGCCCTTGCTGAGGAAGGCGATCTGGTCCGCGATGTTGAAGGCCGAGGCGATGTCGTGACTGATGACGACACTGGTGATGCCCAACTCCCGCTGCGCCGCGAGGATCATCTCGTCCACGTAGTCGGTGGTGATGGGATCCAGCCCCGTGGTGGGCTCGTCATAGAGGACGATCTTCGGATTCATCACGATGGCGCGTGCCAGGCCCACGCGCTTGCGCATGCCGCCGGACAGGTCCGCCGGGAACTTGCTCTCCACGCTCTTCGGCAGACCCATCAGATCCAGCTTCGAGCGCACCAGCGCGCGGACCTCCTCCTCGGGCATCCTACTGTGCTCGCGCAGGGGGAAGGCCACGTTCTCATAGACGTCCATCGAGTCGAAGAGGGCCGCGGCCTGGAACACCATCCCGAACTTGCGCCGCACCCGCTCCAGCTCCTCGGCGCCCATGGGGACGAGGTCCTCGCCGTCGACGATGACCCGACCCTGGTCCGGCTTGAGCAGGCCGATCATGTGCTTCATCAGCACCGTCTTGCCCGAACCCGAGCCCCCGAGGATGACACAGGTGCTGCCCGCGGGCACGGCGAGGTCGATGCCCGTGAGGACCTTGGTCTCCCCGAAGGACTTGTGCAGGCCGACGATCTCGATCATCGGCGGGGGGTTCGTGTCCACGGTCAGTGCAGGAGGACCCCGACGATGAAGTCGAGGATGAAGATGGAGAGGGCGCTGGACACCATGGCCTCGGTGGTGGCCTTGCCCACGCCCTTGGCGCCACCCGAGGCGTTGAAGCCCTTGAAGCAGCAGACGAGCGTCACCGACAGGCCGAAGACGGCGCCCTTGATGAGCCCCTCGTAGACGTCCACCGGGTCCAACCACTGCTGGGTGCGGGTGATGAAGGTACCGGCCGACACGCCCTTGGTGCCCACGGAGACGGCGTAGGCGCCGAGGATGCCCGAGGTGTCGAAGAGCAGCGTGAGGACGGGCACCATGAACAGGCCGGCCAGGATCCGGGGCACCAGGAGGAACTGGACGGGGTTGACGGCCATGGTCTCCAGGGCGTCCACCTGCTCGGTGACGCGCATGGTGCCCAGCTCGGTGCACATGGCGGAGCCGGCGCGCATGGTGACCATCAGCGCGGAGAACACGGGGGCCAGCTCGCGCGTGAGGACGAGCGCCACCGTGGGGCCCACCAGGCTCTCCGCGTCGAACATCTCGAAGGCGCGCGAGGACTGGTGGGCGAACACCATGCCGGTGAAGAGCCCGGTGAGCAGGACGATGAAGACGCTGCCCACGCCCACGAAGTCCAGCTGGAAGAAGAGGTTCTGCCAGCGGAAGGGCCGGCGCACGCTCCAGCGGGCCACGTCCACCCCGAGGGTGACGAGGTTGCCCAACTCCTCCACGTTCGCGATGGCGCTCCGCCCCACGTCCTCCACGGAGCGGACGAGGAGGGAGGGAGGCTGAGGCTGCTGCTCCGCCTTCTGTGCGTTGTCGGATGCCACGGGTGGGCCCTACTCTACGTGGCCCCATTCCCGGCACAAGCAATCGCGCTGGCCACCAGAGCCCCCCTCCGCCTCCCGGCACCCCGGCCATCCAGGCTGTGTGACACGAGGCTCCACAAGGGGGTTTCTCCCGTGACCGCTTGCCGTTATGTTCCGCCGCCCTTTTTCATCCCCCTTCATTAAAGAAGCGAGAAGCACACAGTCATGGCGACCCAACACAAGGTCGGCGGCGAGGTCGACGCGTTCTGTACCCGGTGCCGTCTCACGCT contains:
- a CDS encoding PfkB family carbohydrate kinase, with the protein product MSLLVVGSVALDSVETPFGLKEDVLGGSATYFSTSASFFAPTQVVAVVGEDFPQAHLEFLEARGVDLEGVTREKGRTFRWKGRYGWQLNEAETLDTQLNVFQSFSPRLPEKYRDAQFVFLGNIHPELQSQVVDQVKAPKLVAADTMNFWINGSRPALLKTLKRVNLLFVNDAEARQLSGEHNIVRAARAILAMGPQRVVVKRGEYGALLFEQEHIFACPAMPLADVFDPTGAGDTFAGGFMGTLAIASHVDTEVLRRAMVMGSVMASFTVEKFSLERLREVSRAEIRARFSDFKRLTHFEDLGPLEG
- a CDS encoding TIGR02266 family protein; this translates as MRTENRKYVRFPSRLRCWCESENITLYARIANLSEGGLFLQTNTPLDTGRRTLLRLSGGPAREVEAEATVVWSRPQRQDKGPPGMGLKFEVLDSGALALLRRIISEEQRGPTFGN
- the hisS gene encoding histidine--tRNA ligase, whose protein sequence is MNDILPGDVEVWQHVERTARELFSLFGYGEVRTPMVEDTALFVRSVGETTDIVGKEMYTFEDKGGRSLSLRPEGTAPAARAYIEHSVVNQEPLTRWFYMGPMFRYERMKTGRYRQFHQIGAEGYGSKEPAQDVELMDMVVQLLLKLGLTDVSLNINSLGDDACRPAYQTRLVEHLRAHSSELCSDCQVRLEKNPLRVLDCKNERCQQIASAAPNILESLCDPCRAHFAEVQRKLDALEIKYVVNPRIMRGLDYYTRTTFEFIAAHPVLGTASTVGGGGRYDKLVKSLGGPDVPAVGFGLGLDRLCLLLKESGQQFGRRTDLFIAVADEGSADAGFTLTSRLRREGFRVEFDTRGGSLKSQMKRADKVGAVFTLVLGEAERQSGQAQLKRMAGGDPTPVRLDELAQTLRTILKSQ
- a CDS encoding S24/S26 family peptidase, with the protein product MPPDWTHERRDEGLCWIPIRGDSMWPSLRSGDLAGVEPLVEAPRPGEVVLARFAHALVVHRVRRSDADTCVLLGDNAWAEDPPLPRARVLGRVCLVRRGGEVLAPGRWDQGPRRWGRWRVAVKRGLAALLGRRRA
- a CDS encoding metallophosphoesterase family protein, whose product is MRIAIISDIHSNIEALTEVLRVAEEQKVDRLVSLGDVVGYGASPNACCDLVRSVTEVTLLGNHDAAVAGRMDYSYYYDAARHALDWSASVLSDENMEWLRSLPYTYRIGDVGFSHGSPVEPKAYEYIFALEQARELAPYVEHLPEVTFIGHSHLCKAFAIGNGEVHDVVAQKFGIRRGYKYIISVGSVGQPRDYDNRACFVICDTGARTVEYLRVEYDIESAAQKIFDASLALNFGKRLFLGV
- a CDS encoding PqqD family protein codes for the protein MSFRADRIPRRREGADGQRFGSDFVVLDPEGRMLRGLNDTAARIWELSDGTRTAREIAGVVAHEYGMDVERVLEDCLRFLERLAGHGLLDAGEVLR
- a CDS encoding MlaD family protein, with the protein product MKKLITPFRVGLLVIIAGGFLFGFILFTRKGGLGEDEAHQAHAYFRDASGLGPKSRIQIAGIPVGEVVDVKLEGTRAKVTVRIRRDVPLHQDAALIKRSESLLGDYLLELNPGTEMTPPMAHDGEIRKVIDVQGMEAVFASLSQITSDIQQVTGALRDVLGGDKGAGSLERIVDNLVRLSDAVDLTVRASSERLDAILRNFEGVSADVRGMTASNEESVHHIVQNIEHITRDTREVLSTVQKIVGSGGEGDLKESVASLKQTMNRLDRTLANIEEVTTRVKNGEGAVGALVADKRLGQKLSESVEDLSDMASRLTGMQTEVGLQATYLMGQGSSKNSLSLRLAPRPDKYYLLELVDDPRGTIETQTIQSNPPSSGEPVIQQQKITREGIKFSAQFAKRYYFTTLRFGIIESTGGVGADFHFFKDHLMLRMDAFNFSVDELRYPRIRTSLRAQAFDRLFITAGVDDILNNPQHDLNTRRMLAGRDFFFGGGIYFTDDDLKSILPVLPSP
- a CDS encoding MlaE family ABC transporter permease — protein: MASDNAQKAEQQPQPPSLLVRSVEDVGRSAIANVEELGNLVTLGVDVARWSVRRPFRWQNLFFQLDFVGVGSVFIVLLTGLFTGMVFAHQSSRAFEMFDAESLVGPTVALVLTRELAPVFSALMVTMRAGSAMCTELGTMRVTEQVDALETMAVNPVQFLLVPRILAGLFMVPVLTLLFDTSGILGAYAVSVGTKGVSAGTFITRTQQWLDPVDVYEGLIKGAVFGLSVTLVCCFKGFNASGGAKGVGKATTEAMVSSALSIFILDFIVGVLLH
- a CDS encoding ABC transporter ATP-binding protein, with the translated sequence MIEIVGLHKSFGETKVLTGIDLAVPAGSTCVILGGSGSGKTVLMKHMIGLLKPDQGRVIVDGEDLVPMGAEELERVRRKFGMVFQAAALFDSMDVYENVAFPLREHSRMPEEEVRALVRSKLDLMGLPKSVESKFPADLSGGMRKRVGLARAIVMNPKIVLYDEPTTGLDPITTDYVDEMILAAQRELGITSVVISHDIASAFNIADQIAFLSKGVILEQGPPEQVRASQHPTVKVFLETWFGK
- the asd gene encoding archaetidylserine decarboxylase (Phosphatidylserine decarboxylase is synthesized as a single chain precursor. Generation of the pyruvoyl active site from a Ser is coupled to cleavage of a Gly-Ser bond between the larger (beta) and smaller (alpha chains). It is an integral membrane protein.), coding for MNEQTFMKLMQILPKSALSTAVGMATRLPAPAPLHRAAIKAFAKAYNVDLAEAEHALEHYPTFAEFFTRGLKVGSRPVDPGEKVVVSPVDGAVSQVGYAEHGRVMQAKGIHYTVGELLGDETAAKPFHGGAWTTIYLSPRDYHRIHSPLGGKITGYSYIPGEFWPVNPASVKNKQALFCVNERLVTYLDTVAGKCAVVKVGATCVSRIRAAYEDVITHEGKPGKVHRFDTPIPVEKGGELGRFEMGSTVILVFEPGRVKWDDSFQPEAVVRMGRRIGEIP